The DNA segment GCTATGCTCAGATGTGCTGAGGAAATAAGGAGAGGGGAAGGGCGTTGCCCCCTTATCGACGCTGCCGGATACGGCAATAGCGAAAGGGCAAGAATGACGTGACAGCGAGGCATGCGAAGCCCTCGGCTAAGGTCAGGAAAGGCGGGAAAGGGAATGACCTCCGCAACTGCTACGGTACGGAGCACCATCGAAGGATGGTTGACCAGAAATTGGACGGACTTAGACAGCCCAGCCGATCAGCCAAAAAATGTAGACGGGTTATGACTAGAACAGTAGTTACAGCGCCAACCGCCTCACCACATAGTAGTCACGCCACGTCCAGCTGTGGCACGCAATGCCAATGTCGATGCCCAAAGGGCGAGAAGTGCTCAGTAGATTAATGTGTCACATCGATTTTGGCAAGCCCGTCAATATCCCGTGCTGCCATTCGGAGACCCTCTCGTGTTATCGGACTGCCTGCGCAGCAGTCAACGGGGTCCATACACGGGATGATTTGGAACAAACACCCCACCTCAAGGAGGGTCGCAAGGGCGCGAATTACGCATTAAATGACGGCGATGGGCTATTAGGACAAATCGTGATCTGCACAATCCTGACGACATCGACAACGGCAGCCTCGCAGATGGCGCTCTTCGCGCTCTTTCTCCTGAGCGCGAAGACCGTTCCGAGCAACCCAAATGAAGAAGGCCGCGATGGGGGCCCCTATCACCAAGACAGCCAAACCGATCGTCATAGCAATCCTCCCGAACTTCAGTGTGAAATATAGGGATATAGCTCCTGCCTAACAGCGTAAATGCGGCTCGACAGAAAGAGGGGACGTGCTAGGCTGAATTCGAAGCGCAGCACCTGGTTTCGTATCCTGCGCCAGTAGCAAGGCAACATGCCCTTACCCTGCCAGTAGGCAGTACAGGCGGCAACACATTGCACAGCTGACTGATAGTGGGCGAGCTTGCCCTCCTCGTATTGCAGGTAGGCTGCCACGAGCGAGTGGAGTTGCACTGCAATAGCCTCCTGGGAAGCCGGAAGGCGAAATGGCCGATGCGCCAAGGTAGCGCCTAAGGTGTGGTACGGTGCAGCCGCCCGGGCGAGATTGCCGGCGTGGTGCGCCGTGTGCCAGAGGACAAACATGCCGCTCATGGTAAGAGTTGGTCCGGTTCGGCGCCGCCAAGGATACCGACGCAGACGTAGCATAGCCAATTCGGCCCAAAATGTCACGATTAGTGTGTGGCCGATTAGTGTTCATGCTTTGACAGTGGGGGGGTATGAAAAGAACCCTACGCCATCGCTTCGGCAAGCGAATACGTGAACTTCGGCAAGCCACCGGCCTCTCCCAAGAAGCATTTGCGGACCATGTAGGCTTTGCGCGTACCTACATGAGCCGTATCGAAACCGGCGCTGCCAACC comes from the Cupriavidus sp. P-10 genome and includes:
- a CDS encoding helix-turn-helix domain-containing protein codes for the protein MKRTLRHRFGKRIRELRQATGLSQEAFADHVGFARTYMSRIETGAANPSLDAIETLATALQISVAELFSTL